The candidate division KSB1 bacterium genome has a window encoding:
- a CDS encoding FAD-binding protein: MSNQLDRRFLKQVERVVGRENVHTDPESLKAYSYDASLEEGKPDAVVFVTSTDQVAGVVRAAYRWRVPYVARGSGTCLSGGPVPWKGGLVLEMSRMNRVLEIDPRDRSAWVEAGVFNLQLQQALKTYGFTFAPDPASQKVSTLGGNFAENAGGPHCLKYGVTSHHILAAEVVWPDGSVEWVDALSHGYDLLGLLIGSEGTLGVVTSLRVRIIPLPEGIKTMLAVFDSLLDAADAVSAIIAQGILPATLEMMDRTTIQVVEDSMAVGYPRDSEAVLVIEVDGPKAGLEEELQAIEAICRQHRVREIRVARDEREREALWAGRRGAYGAMTRIQPSTMVADGTVPRSKLPYVLKRVNEIAQKYGLIVGNLLHAGDGNLHPNIVFDARDPDQRRRAQMACAEILRVCVEAGGTISGEHGIGLEKREAMTLVFGPEEIRLMREIKRKFDPLELANPGKILPDLPGPGEQGERVAAPGSPA; the protein is encoded by the coding sequence TTGAGCAATCAGCTCGATAGGCGTTTTCTGAAGCAGGTCGAGCGCGTCGTGGGCCGGGAAAACGTGCACACAGACCCCGAGTCCCTGAAAGCCTACAGCTACGACGCAAGTCTCGAGGAAGGAAAACCCGATGCTGTCGTCTTTGTGACGAGCACAGACCAGGTGGCTGGGGTTGTCCGCGCAGCTTACAGGTGGCGGGTGCCCTACGTCGCTCGTGGTTCAGGAACGTGTCTCAGCGGCGGGCCTGTACCCTGGAAGGGGGGTCTGGTGCTTGAGATGTCCAGAATGAACCGCGTTCTGGAGATCGACCCGCGGGATCGCAGCGCCTGGGTGGAAGCCGGGGTATTCAATCTGCAGCTCCAGCAGGCCCTCAAGACTTACGGCTTCACGTTCGCTCCGGATCCGGCCAGCCAGAAGGTTTCCACACTGGGAGGCAACTTTGCGGAAAACGCTGGCGGTCCCCATTGCCTTAAGTATGGAGTGACCAGCCACCACATCCTGGCCGCCGAGGTCGTCTGGCCCGACGGCAGCGTGGAGTGGGTCGATGCGCTCTCCCACGGGTACGACCTCCTTGGCCTGCTGATCGGATCGGAGGGTACGCTGGGCGTGGTGACCAGCCTTCGGGTGCGCATCATCCCCCTTCCGGAGGGGATTAAGACGATGCTCGCCGTTTTCGACTCCCTCCTCGACGCCGCCGACGCCGTCTCTGCCATCATCGCTCAGGGGATCTTGCCGGCCACCCTGGAGATGATGGACCGTACCACCATCCAGGTGGTGGAAGACAGCATGGCCGTTGGCTACCCACGCGACAGCGAGGCGGTGCTGGTGATCGAAGTGGATGGACCCAAGGCTGGCCTCGAGGAAGAGCTGCAGGCCATTGAGGCCATTTGCCGGCAGCATCGCGTGAGGGAGATTCGCGTGGCCCGGGATGAGCGCGAGCGCGAGGCCCTCTGGGCGGGAAGGCGGGGAGCGTATGGGGCCATGACCCGCATCCAGCCATCAACAATGGTGGCGGACGGAACGGTCCCGCGATCGAAACTACCGTATGTGCTGAAGCGCGTGAACGAGATCGCGCAGAAGTACGGGCTGATCGTAGGAAACCTCCTTCACGCCGGTGACGGGAACCTCCACCCGAACATCGTATTCGATGCTCGCGACCCCGATCAGCGGCGCAGGGCGCAGATGGCCTGCGCCGAAATCCTTCGGGTCTGCGTGGAAGCGGGGGGTACGATCTCTGGCGAGCACGGGATCGGCCTCGAAAAGCGGGAGGCGATGACCCTGGTCTTCGGCCCCGAGGAGATCCGGCTGATGAGGGAGATAAAGCGAAAGTTTGATCCCCTCGAGCTTGCTAATCCCGGCAAGATCCTTCCTGACCTCCCGGGCCCTGGCGAGCAAGGAGAACGGGTAGCTGCGCCTGGATCCCCGGCGTGA
- a CDS encoding metallophosphoesterase: protein MAERIALDDPEVVRFAVYGDSRPNALHARLLRRIAAHAPNFVLHTGDLVSRGDNRGQWAKFERQMATFRKRFAFLPVMGNHDRGPFFAKVFSLPYADSSGLYFSFRVGNSLFIGLNSEIAADSVLWREQLQWLIRQLSARSARHVFVYLHRPPFSPNPRRAPTHEAVFSQILPILEGFREVRALFCGHDHFYYRTCQGSLTIVTTGGGGARLYAVDPRRLRPGDRWAVTFHFVLVEVRQEEVRARVFRHDGKLIDEFELALAPAEEPGSLSGELAHQRG, encoded by the coding sequence GTGGCTGAACGGATTGCGCTCGATGATCCCGAGGTGGTGCGCTTTGCGGTGTACGGCGACTCTCGCCCGAATGCCTTGCACGCCCGCCTCCTGCGCAGAATAGCGGCGCACGCCCCGAATTTCGTCCTGCACACGGGCGACCTCGTGAGTCGAGGCGACAACCGGGGCCAGTGGGCGAAGTTCGAGCGGCAGATGGCTACGTTCCGCAAGCGCTTCGCCTTTCTCCCTGTGATGGGCAATCACGATCGGGGTCCGTTTTTCGCTAAGGTCTTTTCGTTGCCCTACGCGGATTCCTCCGGTCTCTACTTCAGTTTTCGGGTGGGGAATTCGCTGTTCATCGGTCTCAACTCAGAGATTGCCGCCGATTCGGTCCTCTGGCGGGAACAGCTGCAGTGGTTGATCCGCCAGCTGAGTGCCCGTTCGGCGCGCCACGTGTTTGTCTACCTGCACCGACCCCCCTTTAGCCCTAATCCGCGGCGCGCGCCGACCCATGAGGCGGTCTTCAGCCAGATCCTACCGATCCTGGAGGGGTTCCGTGAGGTGCGTGCGCTGTTCTGCGGGCATGACCACTTCTACTACCGGACTTGCCAGGGTAGTCTCACGATCGTAACCACGGGCGGCGGGGGCGCGCGTCTCTACGCCGTGGATCCCAGGCGGCTCCGCCCTGGCGATCGCTGGGCGGTCACGTTTCACTTTGTCCTAGTGGAAGTGCGGCAGGAGGAGGTACGGGCCCGCGTGTTCCGCCACGATGGAAAGCTCATTGACGAGTTTGAGTTGGCGCTGGCTCCGGCCGAGGAGCCTGGCTCTCTATCAGGAGAATTGGCACATCAGCGAGGGTAA